GTTAATGGCAATTGCTGAAGAGCAGACAGATGCTGCTTCAGATCAGTATGGTTTCCTGATGGAAGCTGCAAACTTCTACTTCTCATATCCTTTCTTCGGCGCTAACGGCGCTTACGTGTTCAATAACGAAGGCGGTTCTTACGACGTAGAGGATATCGGTCTTAATAACGAAGGCGCTGTAGCTGGTGGAGAACTGATCCAGTCATGGTACCAAAATGGATACATTCCGGTTGAAATCAACCCTGACATCATGAACGGTCTATTCACAGACGGTAAAGTCGGTGTTGCAATCACTGGTCCTTGGAATATCCCGGCTTACGAAGAAGCACTTGGTGAAAGCCTTGGAACTGCAATTCTTCCAACAGTTGACGGTACAAACGCAACTTCATTTGTAGGTGTTAAATCATGGATGGTTTCTGACTTCTCTGAGAACAAAGAAGCTGCAACTGATCTTGCACTATTCCTGACAAATGAAGAAAACTCTACTGCTTACTTTGAGGGTGCAGGGGAGCTTCCAGCTAACCAGGCAGCACTTGAAGGCGAAGCTGTAACATCTAATGAACTGATCGCACCATTTGCAGAGCAGATTCAGTATGGTACACCAATGCCATCTACTCCTGAAATGCAGCAGGTTTGGGATCCAATCAACAATGCACTTCTATTCATCGCACAGGGTGACGATGTTCAGGAAGTACTTGACGAAGCTGTTCAGCAGATCCGCGATAATATCGCAACTGCACAGCAATAATATTCATGACGATGGTGGATAGAAGGATTCCCTCCTTCTATCCACTCACTTTATAGAGAAGATTTATGGAACGCTCACTAGGGAGGCGATGACATGTCAACTGCTAATCCAACAGCTAAAAAGAACCATAACCCCAAATTAGCTGTCATACTTTCAATTCTTCTTGCAGGTTTAGGTCAGTTGTACAACCGCAGATATGTAAAGGGTACTTTGTTTATTATTCTTGAAGTTTCCTTCATCCTGACGCTTGGACAGTTTATCAACTATGGTATCTGGGGCATTATGACGCTCGGTACACTTGCAGGTACAGACCATTCAGTATTTCTATTAATCTATGGACTTGTATCACTCGTTTTAATCGCATTTGCAGTTACGCTTTACATAGCTAACGTAAAAGATGCAAAAAGAGATGCAATCCGCTTAAGAGACGGCGAGAAGGTCCCGACTTTTAAAGAAGCACTCCGTAACGTATGGGATACAGGGTTCCCTTACTTTTTTGTTACACCAGGCCTAGTTATGCTGGTATTTATCGTAGTATTACCGCTTTTATTTACAATTGCTTTAGCTTTCACAGATTACACGCAATATAATCAGCCGCCGAGAAATCTGCTGAGCTGGATCGGATTTGAGAACTTTGGCCGTCTATTCTTTGGTACAGGGGCAGGGGACAGTAATATCTGGCAGGATACATTTATCAGTGTTTTTACATGGACGGTTGTATGGACAGTAGTTGCTACAACACTTCAGATCGCACTTGGACTTTTCCTGGCACTTCTTGTTAACGATCCGAGAATTAAATTTAAGCGTTTAATCCGGACAATTTTAATTCTTCCATGGGCAGTACCAGCTTTCGTTACGATCCTTGTATTCGCAGCAATGTTTAATGATCGTTTCGGCGCGATAAACACGGAAGTTCTCGCAATGTTTGATTTGGCCATCCCGTGGCTCCAGGATCCATTCTGGACACGCATTGCGTTAATTATGATACAGACTTGGCTTGGATTCCCATTCGTTTTTGCTTTATTCACAGGTATTTTACAGAGTATCTCTAAAGACTGGTATGAAGCAGCAGACGTTGATGGTGCAAGCCGTATGCAGAAATTCAGAAATATCACGCTTCCGCACGTACTTTATGCAACAGCACCACTGCTGATTATGCAGTACGCCGGAAACTTCAATAACTTTAATATTATCTACCTGTTTAATGAAGGTGGACCGGCTGTCCGCGGCCAAAATGCGGGCGGTACAGACATTTTGATTTCTTGGGTATTCGACCTGACGTTTGAATTGAACCAGTACAGTATGGCAGCTGCCATTACGTTAATCCTTGGATTAATCGTTACAGGATTTGCCTTCTTCCAGTTCAGAAGAACAAGATCGTTTAAAGAGGAGGGGAATATTTAATGAGTAAAAAAATGAAGTCTAATGCGGAAGTTGCGCTGATTTATCTATTCCTTGCGTTTATGGCCGTTGTGATCGGCTATCCTCTTCTCTGGACTGTAGGGATGTCACTTAACCCAGGAACAAGTCTTTACTCAGCTCAGCTGATCCCGGATAACTGGTCGCTTGTTCACTACAAATGGCTGTTTACAGATCCATCAAGTGATTACCTGCTATGGTATAAAAACAGTGTAATTGTTGCGATTGCGAATGCTTTCTTCTCAGTTGTACTGACATCATTTGTTGCCTATGCATTCTCACGCTATAAGTTCACGGGTCGTAAATACGGTCTTTATGCGTTTCTATTGCTTCAGATGTTCCCGGTTATCATGGGAATGGTCGCAATTTACGTCATGCTGAACATGGTTGGACTGCTGGATTCACTAGTTGGACTTACTTTGATTTATATTGGCGGTCAAATACCGTTCAATGCTTGGCTCGTAAAAGGATATTTTGATACAATACCTAAGGAGCTTGATGAAGCTGCGAGAATTGATGGTGCCGGACATTTAGGCGTATTCTTCAAAATTATGCTGCCGCTCGCAAAGCCGATCCTCGGTGTTGTAGCCTTGTTCAATTTCATGGCGCCATTTGTTGACTTCCTTCTGCCGCGTATTATTCTCAGAAACCCTGACAACTTTACGCTTGCACTTGGACTATTCAACTTTATCAGTAATCAGTTCGATAACAACTTCACGCGATTTGCTGCAGGATCTATCCTGATTGCTGTTCCGATCGCACTTGTTTACCTGCTGTCCCAGCGTTACCTGATCTCAGGACTGACTGCCGGCGGTACGAAAGGTTAATCACTGATACTGATTGATTCTTACAGACACATAGCTTACGTAACTTCGGAAAATTTTCCGTTAAAGGAGGAGGGGCAGAGGTGAGAAGAGTCAGCGCTCTTTTACTCATCACTATCCTCCTTTTTAATAGCGCTTTTTTGAATTCAGCAGGCGCTGTTGAAAAGGAAGAGAGAATGTGGCAGGACGAATCAATTTATTTTCTAATGGTGGACCGTTTTCTAAATGGTGACACTTCAAATGATTTTACAGTGAATACGCAGGATCCGCTTGCGTATCACGGTGGTGACTTCCAGGGCGTTATCAATGAGCTGGATCACATTAAGGACATGGGCTTTACTGCAATCTGGCTGACGCCGGTCTTTTCTAATGAAGAAAACGGGTATCACGGCTACTGGATTGATGACTTTTATGAAACA
This region of Jeotgalibacillus malaysiensis genomic DNA includes:
- a CDS encoding ABC transporter substrate-binding protein — encoded protein: MLKKYLSIFAMVLLLIGVLAACAPDREESGGSTDDSGGGDSEEATGDQPESLSVWVNDNEDQKVVLETLFEKYTEETGIEIDVTPMNMLDQIEALNLDGPAGNGPDLFFQPHDRIGNIVLQGLASPIDLGEAEGTYSETAIDAVTYDGEIYGAPLVVETYGTFYNKDLVEEAPATMDELMAIAEEQTDAASDQYGFLMEAANFYFSYPFFGANGAYVFNNEGGSYDVEDIGLNNEGAVAGGELIQSWYQNGYIPVEINPDIMNGLFTDGKVGVAITGPWNIPAYEEALGESLGTAILPTVDGTNATSFVGVKSWMVSDFSENKEAATDLALFLTNEENSTAYFEGAGELPANQAALEGEAVTSNELIAPFAEQIQYGTPMPSTPEMQQVWDPINNALLFIAQGDDVQEVLDEAVQQIRDNIATAQQ
- a CDS encoding arabinogalactan ABC transporter permease, giving the protein MSTANPTAKKNHNPKLAVILSILLAGLGQLYNRRYVKGTLFIILEVSFILTLGQFINYGIWGIMTLGTLAGTDHSVFLLIYGLVSLVLIAFAVTLYIANVKDAKRDAIRLRDGEKVPTFKEALRNVWDTGFPYFFVTPGLVMLVFIVVLPLLFTIALAFTDYTQYNQPPRNLLSWIGFENFGRLFFGTGAGDSNIWQDTFISVFTWTVVWTVVATTLQIALGLFLALLVNDPRIKFKRLIRTILILPWAVPAFVTILVFAAMFNDRFGAINTEVLAMFDLAIPWLQDPFWTRIALIMIQTWLGFPFVFALFTGILQSISKDWYEAADVDGASRMQKFRNITLPHVLYATAPLLIMQYAGNFNNFNIIYLFNEGGPAVRGQNAGGTDILISWVFDLTFELNQYSMAAAITLILGLIVTGFAFFQFRRTRSFKEEGNI
- a CDS encoding arabinogalactan ABC transporter permease → MSKKMKSNAEVALIYLFLAFMAVVIGYPLLWTVGMSLNPGTSLYSAQLIPDNWSLVHYKWLFTDPSSDYLLWYKNSVIVAIANAFFSVVLTSFVAYAFSRYKFTGRKYGLYAFLLLQMFPVIMGMVAIYVMLNMVGLLDSLVGLTLIYIGGQIPFNAWLVKGYFDTIPKELDEAARIDGAGHLGVFFKIMLPLAKPILGVVALFNFMAPFVDFLLPRIILRNPDNFTLALGLFNFISNQFDNNFTRFAAGSILIAVPIALVYLLSQRYLISGLTAGGTKG